The following proteins are co-located in the Ailuropoda melanoleuca isolate Jingjing chromosome 13, ASM200744v2, whole genome shotgun sequence genome:
- the SDF2 gene encoding stromal cell-derived factor 2 isoform X1 → MAVVSLLLLGGLWSAVGASNLAVVTCGSVVKLLNTRHNVRLHSHDVRYGSGSGQQSVTGVTSVDDSNSYWRIRGKTATVCERGTPIKCGQPIRLTHVNTGRNLHSHHFTSPLSGNQEVSAFGEEGEGDYLDDWTVLCNGPYWVRDGEVRFKHSSTEVLLSVTGEQYGRPISGQKEVHGMAQPSQNNYWKAMEGIFMKPSELLKAEAHHAEL, encoded by the exons ATGGCTGTGGTGTCGCTACTGTTGTTGGGGGGTTTGTGGAGTGCTGTGGGAGCGTCCAATCTGGCTGTCGTTACATGCGGTTCTGTGGTGAAGCTACTCAATACGCGCCACAACGTGCGACTGCACTCACACGACGTGCGCTATGGGTCAG GTAGTGGGCAGCAGTCAGTGACAGGTGTAACCTCTGTGGACGACAGCAATAGTTACTGGAGGATACGGGGGAAGACCGCTACAGTGTGTGAGAGGGGAACCCCCATCAAATGTGGCCAACCCATCCGGCTGACACATGTCAACACTGGCCGAAACCTCCATAGTCACCACTTCACCTCACCTCTTTCTGGAAACCAG GAAGTGAGTGCTTTTGGTGAGGAAGGTGAAGGCGATTATCTGGATGACTGGACAGTGCTCTGCAATGGGCCCTACTGGGTGAGGGATGGTGAGGTGCGGTTCAAGCATTCTTCCACTGAAGTTCTGCTGTCTGTCACAGGAGAACAATATGGTCGACCCATTAGTGGGCAAAAGGAGGTACATGGCATGGCCCAGCCAAGCCAGAACAACTACTGGAAAGCCATGGAAGGCATCTTCATGAAGCCCAGTGAGTTGTTAAAGGCAGAAGCTCATCACGCAGAGCTGTGA
- the SDF2 gene encoding stromal cell-derived factor 2 isoform X2 yields MTETGFEPNLSSFKACFQLLQAGTTQCGRDRHVENYSSGQQSVTGVTSVDDSNSYWRIRGKTATVCERGTPIKCGQPIRLTHVNTGRNLHSHHFTSPLSGNQEVSAFGEEGEGDYLDDWTVLCNGPYWVRDGEVRFKHSSTEVLLSVTGEQYGRPISGQKEVHGMAQPSQNNYWKAMEGIFMKPSELLKAEAHHAEL; encoded by the exons ATGACAGAGACGGGGTTCGAACCAAATCTGTCCAGTTTCAAAGCCTGCTTTCAACTACTCCAGGCTGGCACTACTCAGTGCGGGAGAGACAGACATGTAGAAAATTACA GTAGTGGGCAGCAGTCAGTGACAGGTGTAACCTCTGTGGACGACAGCAATAGTTACTGGAGGATACGGGGGAAGACCGCTACAGTGTGTGAGAGGGGAACCCCCATCAAATGTGGCCAACCCATCCGGCTGACACATGTCAACACTGGCCGAAACCTCCATAGTCACCACTTCACCTCACCTCTTTCTGGAAACCAG GAAGTGAGTGCTTTTGGTGAGGAAGGTGAAGGCGATTATCTGGATGACTGGACAGTGCTCTGCAATGGGCCCTACTGGGTGAGGGATGGTGAGGTGCGGTTCAAGCATTCTTCCACTGAAGTTCTGCTGTCTGTCACAGGAGAACAATATGGTCGACCCATTAGTGGGCAAAAGGAGGTACATGGCATGGCCCAGCCAAGCCAGAACAACTACTGGAAAGCCATGGAAGGCATCTTCATGAAGCCCAGTGAGTTGTTAAAGGCAGAAGCTCATCACGCAGAGCTGTGA